DNA from Musa acuminata AAA Group cultivar baxijiao chromosome BXJ1-5, Cavendish_Baxijiao_AAA, whole genome shotgun sequence:
TTCTTGTTTGGATAGCTGCATGATACCCTGAGGTGCCAGTCACAGCATGAACATGACGAGTGTCTTCATGTTCTTCACACTATCTGACTATATATCATGCTGCCGTAGTACTGAAATCAGCTGAAGATGAACACGCACCTGCGGTATTCGATGCCGACCGCACCGAGAGATAGAAGGGAAGCACCTGCATCAGCATTCTGACCCATGCGAGCGAAGGCGTGCTGGCTGAGAATGAAGTCGGTGTTGCCACTTGCTCCCGAGTCCGTGATGACGATCGTGACGCCGTCGGTCGAGCAGTACTTGGTATCCGTGCATCGCACCTGACGAGGTACTGCAAGTGAGTGACGTGACAAGCGAAGCAatggcggaagaagaagaagaagaagaagaagaagaagaagaagaagacctgaTAGCATGCACCGCAACCCACGCCATTCCTGTACAGGTTCGACGCTGCCGAGACGTCCCCGCCGTTGAGCGTCGCTCCGAACGTGCCATACTCGCATGCACCAGCTGAAGGTTTCATGGACAAAAGGTAAGGGGAGAGCAAAACAAGGTTTCATGTTTCATGCATGTGTCCGCAACTTACTCTCTGTCCCTTCTTTGTCAGAGTTAGGGTAGTAAGCTGCACTTGAATGGGTAAAGCAGACACTGCAGGTATCCCCCTTGGCCTTAGACTGGCAGAGAAGCAAAGGTAAGAGGAGAAGCAGAAGTTTGTGAGCGGAGAGAGCCATTGGATGAAGAGGAAGCAAGAAGAAGAGATGGTGGGCAAGGGGAGCTCACGTTGGAGTATTTATAGTGGGCATGGCAGACACCAATCTGGATTGGAACAACTTTAGGTGTTGACATTCTTTGAGATTTGGAATGCTTCCCATCATTGACATTGCAATCACCTTCTAGGATCTAATAATATGCCAAGTATCATGAAATGCAAAACAACTCACTGGTTAACCTTGAAAACATAACTTCGACAGGAAGATTCATGGCACAGAGTGAGTCGGGAGAAGAAGAGGCTGCACTGAGATGGAAGTCCAGGGTGGTGGCTTTACCAGAGCATGATGGTTGAAGAAGGCTTAGTGCTCTTGTACCAACTGCAGGTTGAACAATATCCATCCTGATAGAAGAAGAAGAGTTGGTAGATTGACTTTAGGAATTCTGCATCTCCCACAACCCAAATCTTCACGGCATCCCCACTAGTGCTTGAGATTACCTGGAAACTCTGAGTCCGCTGCCGTCGAGGAAACCAAGAGGAAGTGCACTTGGAAGTCTGTGTCATCACATGACATTTGCATTCTTCCTTTCTATCTCGATCGCAAGTTGCATGGAGTAGGTGAGTGCCACCTAATGGTAAATGGTCCCTCTGCTCATGTAGCCATCCTTGATCTACTGTGCACACAGACCATTAATGCTTTCAAATCAAATGTCCAAGTTACCATACGTTCAACATAGTTAGGCAAGCATACACCAAGGCTGTGGGGTTGCAGTGAAGGCCACAGGAGTTGGATGAAGACCGTGAGTCATGTCATCACATCAACTATGACATTAAGATAGCATGATAAGGTTTACGATCCATCTCCGCCACAGAAGCTTGAGACATCAGACTTGCCATCTTTAGGATCTGTCATCTACAAGCAGGCACCGAAGCCATCTCTCATCTGTACGACATTTGATGTTAACGAGactattaatttaataataataataataataataatagatctgTGATTCAAAATTTCCTTCATCGGGATATTTATTACACCTGAAAAGAGGAATGAGAAACGAGAATTTGATCCCCCAACTCCACATGCATACGAAGTGTAGGAGAGCGAAGAATTGGAAACCATGGCACAGAAACTATCTATAACTCAAAtaaaattctagaaagagaagaggagagagcTAAACAAAAATAAAGTACGATTCCCCATAATAATAAGTGCAAGTTCACCACTGCTGCTTCTTTGGAGGGAATCACAAAACAGTAGCACATTATCATACAATTTGTACACAAACAAAAGCAACAACGCAAGAAAAGCCATGAGAAGTCATACAAGGAAAGGCGAGGCTGAAGATTCTGCTGCTCTGTCCTCCCAAAAAGCCAGTGAATTGTCACTAGTAGTACTGTTGCATGCTATCCCTCAGAACAGCATCTGCTTGACAAAACATAGTGGAAGCCCTCCTCGAACAGCCTATGCATTTCTTGTTGTAGAATTGCTTCAATAGGGTGATTGATGAAGCCATAAGAAAGACTAATTATCAGTTGGGCTCATATTAAATATTGGTTTCTGGTTAAGATCACTACATTTATGAGATCTTCACTAGTATAAGCACACATGATTCAATTAGGTGAACACACTCGGTTCTTTCAAATTATATGTTTCTTGTGTTCTTTGTAATGGTAAGTGGGTAACACATATTAGATGTTGGGATTTAggattttgttattattattgctgTGTGGATAACACACATTAGATGGAATACATCTTCGCAAGTGAACTTTTATCTCCTCAGGCGTGTAGATGTAAACTTGTGAAGTCTACTAAAATTGGTAGATTATGAGCTAACCTATTAGATTGATAGGGATGTGTTTAAAACTGATTACATAAAATTTGAtagatatgatatgatataagCTTAGATGGATATGATATAAGCTCATTAGCATTAGATAAAATTTGGATGTTGATGAAATTGTTAACTTCAATTGTCTACTCGGTTAAGGCAATAGAATTATGAACTTTGATATTATTAAGTACTTTGTCATTCATCCTAACAAATATCAACTGAGTGAATaggaaaaatattaataatagacTTTATGAGAGTAGTCTCACTAGCCTATGAAAtaaatggatttttttttctctctctctctctctctctttttttttttttttttgtagctttATTATCAACCATGCATTGAAATCTATAGACAGTCTACCCAAAGACAGTTCATGACCAAGTCCACTCCTTAGTTTCGAGACTATTTAGATATATTATCTGAAGGATGGATCATCATATCAGGATTTTTGGgtttcatatatgaaaaataaaactCTGATGCGTTTAGAATTAAACGAGGAGATTTCTTTCTGTCCACCATATTCATGCTGAAAAGACTTCCAAtcatttgatattattttttttaatttaatttttattagcgtgaaacatgaaaaaaaataactaaggaaagaaaaaagataaaaagaggaCAAATAACAAGGAGGGAGAAGGGAAAGTAAGCTCTATAGTCTACGTCTTGAGAGGGTGAACTAAAGAAAAGGTTCAGTTACCAATCACCATTTCCTCTTGGCTTAGCATTATCTTTGGTGCGAAGAAGCTTCATAATCTAAGAAGAAGCAAATTAAATATgactatttaaaaaaatataataaaggtGTATGTAACAATTCTGATATAAAGACCCCTAAGAAAATATAGTCATAGAAACTTAACTTATAGAATCAAGTCAAAGCAGCACGAGATTGAAAAGTGGATGCCAACTAGATATTTCATGTTAATATCTCATCTAAAAGTAATATTCCTCCGTTCGAGAATTTAATATTCTTTAACTGACAATTGCTATGAAATAAAAACTAGATAAAGAGTTTCTATATGTATATTTTCATTTCAAACTCATTGAAGGAATATTTTGTTGAACTCATAGCTCatgaattcagcccatagtgggctttaacagCCCAGTCCATCCCTTTTTCACTTAACCCTAGATCAAattaggaaggtgtgatggttgcGATTTTTGGGAGAGAAAAATTGTAGCAACGAGGTAGATTTTACTACAGCTATGTCATTCCAAAAATTAGgagaaaaatatagaaaaataagagaaggaaagggaagaagataacgcagagaggctattctcaatcatccaagcagtattgatcagatctacagtagattcttgctCTAATTACTTGAGGAGAATGACGTAATCCTTATATGTcatttattctcttgt
Protein-coding regions in this window:
- the LOC135583041 gene encoding expansin-like B1; amino-acid sequence: MALSAHKLLLLLLPLLLCQSKAKGDTCSVCFTHSSAAYYPNSDKEGTETGACEYGTFGATLNGGDVSAASNLYRNGVGCGACYQVRCTDTKYCSTDGVTIVITDSGASGNTDFILSQHAFARMGQNADAGASLLSLGAVGIEYRRVSCSYPNKNITFKIDQSSNLYYFAFQIWYQQGNKDITAVQLCETENLTCKLLERSHGAVWAVASPPRGPLSVRMLLSGGDDGDETWVVPPNNIPQNWTAGDIYDSGIQV